The following are from one region of the Amia ocellicauda isolate fAmiCal2 chromosome 1, fAmiCal2.hap1, whole genome shotgun sequence genome:
- the srp9 gene encoding signal recognition particle 9 kDa protein: MPYYQTWEEFARAAEKLYLTDPMKVRVVLKYRHCDGNLCMKVTDDAVCLQYKTDQAQDVKKIEKLHGKLMRFMVSKESRSVSMETD, encoded by the exons ATGCCTTATTATCAGACCTGGGAAGAGTTTGCCAGAGCGGCAGAGAAACTTTATTTGACAGATCCAATGAAG GTGCGAGTAGTACTCAAATATCGACACTGTGATGGTAACCTATGTATGAAAGTGACTGATGATGCAGTG tgtttGCAGTACAAGACAGACCAAGCCCAGGACGTCAAGAAGATCGAGAAGTTGCACGGAAAACTGATGAGATTCATGGTCTCTAAGGAATCCCGCAGTGTTTCCATGGAAACAGACTGA